The Flavobacterium commune genome contains a region encoding:
- a CDS encoding cellulase family glycosylhydrolase → MKLYKLFSIQFAFLFLFSCSKDDTPTKTEPVKEVPVEETIAWPLATPKLKVVGKYLKDPCGNIINMHGVAMTPSPWFNGGAVGEWRWNNYDVAACLSYNKAVMNKLSDAKQGWYLNYVRLHIDPYWTNNLGVSGIQENDISQFNVERFKSAIDNVILPLIAHAKTRGMYIILRPPGVCPEHIAVGDAYHDYLKVIWDYISKHPSLKNSDHVMFELANEPIRIKLPDGTYGANTQAHFDQLKLFFQPIVDMIRTNGANNILWIPGSGWQSQYKGYAVNPIAGENIGYAVHIYPGYWGKDNNSPSLFRANWNENIKPVADIAPIAITEIDWGPEKYAVWGKGGVTGTAGGWGFGANFKVLTDESGNVSWNVLSPENLIDKGSVNGGIAYDNDPQACANPVNKWFKEYAKKMVICN, encoded by the coding sequence ATGAAATTATATAAATTATTTAGCATACAATTTGCTTTTTTGTTTTTGTTTTCCTGTTCAAAGGATGATACTCCAACCAAAACAGAACCTGTAAAAGAAGTCCCGGTTGAAGAAACCATTGCCTGGCCATTAGCAACTCCTAAATTAAAAGTAGTTGGTAAATATCTAAAAGATCCTTGTGGTAATATAATTAATATGCATGGTGTTGCCATGACTCCAAGTCCTTGGTTCAATGGGGGAGCTGTTGGCGAATGGCGTTGGAATAATTATGACGTAGCGGCATGTTTATCCTATAATAAAGCTGTAATGAATAAGTTATCTGATGCCAAACAAGGTTGGTATCTAAACTATGTGCGCTTGCATATAGACCCTTATTGGACAAACAATTTAGGGGTTTCAGGTATTCAGGAAAATGATATTTCTCAATTTAATGTTGAAAGATTTAAATCGGCAATTGATAATGTTATTCTTCCGCTTATTGCACATGCAAAAACCAGAGGAATGTATATCATTTTGCGTCCACCTGGTGTTTGTCCTGAGCATATAGCAGTAGGTGATGCTTATCATGATTATTTAAAAGTAATTTGGGATTATATATCGAAACATCCTTCTTTAAAAAATTCAGATCACGTGATGTTTGAATTAGCAAATGAACCTATAAGAATAAAACTTCCCGATGGTACTTATGGAGCCAATACCCAAGCTCACTTTGATCAGTTGAAATTGTTTTTTCAACCCATTGTCGATATGATTAGAACGAATGGTGCCAATAATATTCTTTGGATTCCAGGTTCTGGTTGGCAATCACAATATAAAGGCTATGCAGTTAATCCTATTGCAGGAGAGAATATAGGCTATGCTGTACATATCTATCCGGGATATTGGGGAAAAGACAATAATAGCCCTTCATTGTTTAGAGCCAATTGGAATGAAAACATAAAACCTGTTGCAGATATAGCGCCAATCGCTATTACAGAAATTGATTGGGGACCAGAGAAATATGCAGTTTGGGGAAAAGGAGGAGTAACTGGAACCGCAGGAGGATGGGGTTTTGGTGCTAATTTTAAAGTGCTGACTGATGAATCTGGCAACGTAAGCTGGAATGTTTTATCCCCGGAAAATCTTATCGATAAAGGATCTGTCAACGGAGGTATTGCTTATGATAATGATCCACAGGCATGTGCAAATCCAGTGAATAAATGGTTTAAAGAATATGCTAAAAAGATGGTTATTTGCAATTAA
- a CDS encoding transketolase family protein — MKKYINTGSKDTRSGFGVGMTELGQKNENVVALCADLIGSLKFDDFKKNHPERFFQIGIAEANMIGIAAGLTIGGKIPFTGTFANFSTGRVYDQIRQSVAYSDKNVKICASHAGLTLGEDGATHQILEDIGLMKMLPGMTVINTCDHNQTKAATIALADHHGPAYLRFGRPVVPNFTPADEPFVIGKAIMLNEGTDVTIVATGHLVWEALIAAEKLEEKGISAEVINIHTIKPLDAEAILKSVAKTKCIVTAEEHNYLGGLGESIAGVLALHHPTPQEFVAVRDSFGESGTPEQLMEKYKLNNQAIVEAVERVIKRK; from the coding sequence ATGAAAAAATATATAAATACAGGAAGTAAAGATACCCGTTCAGGTTTTGGAGTGGGTATGACTGAATTAGGTCAGAAAAATGAAAATGTAGTAGCACTTTGTGCAGATTTAATTGGATCGTTAAAATTTGATGATTTCAAGAAAAATCACCCAGAGCGTTTTTTCCAAATCGGTATTGCTGAGGCAAACATGATTGGAATTGCTGCAGGATTAACTATTGGTGGAAAAATTCCTTTTACAGGAACTTTCGCTAACTTCTCTACAGGAAGGGTTTATGACCAAATTCGTCAATCGGTTGCTTACTCTGATAAAAACGTAAAAATCTGTGCTTCTCACGCCGGATTAACTTTAGGAGAAGATGGAGCTACGCACCAAATCCTTGAAGATATCGGTTTGATGAAAATGTTACCTGGAATGACTGTTATCAACACTTGTGACCACAACCAAACAAAAGCGGCTACAATTGCACTTGCTGATCACCACGGTCCTGCTTACCTGCGTTTTGGACGTCCGGTTGTACCTAACTTTACTCCTGCCGACGAGCCATTCGTAATTGGAAAAGCAATCATGTTAAACGAAGGCACTGATGTAACTATTGTTGCTACAGGTCACTTGGTTTGGGAGGCTTTAATTGCTGCTGAAAAACTAGAAGAAAAAGGAATTTCTGCCGAAGTAATCAACATCCACACCATTAAACCATTAGACGCTGAAGCTATTTTGAAATCGGTAGCTAAAACAAAATGTATCGTAACTGCTGAAGAGCACAACTACCTTGGTGGTCTTGGAGAAAGTATTGCAGGTGTATTAGCTTTACACCATCCTACTCCACAAGAATTTGTAGCTGTTAGAGATAGTTTTGGTGAATCAGGTACTCCTGAACAATTAATGGAAAAATACAAATTAAACAATCAAGCGATTGTTGAAGCTGTAGAAAGAGTTATTAAAAGAAAATAA
- a CDS encoding glycoside hydrolase family 43 protein, with the protein MPEESIKHIDFNELAKTAISQPLVSNIYTADPSAHVFNGKIYIYPSHDIDAGIPFNDNGDHFGMEDYHVISMESVTSEAVDNGLALHVDDVPWAERQMWAPDAAHKNGKYYLYFPAKRANGIFQIGVAISDSPIGPFLPEPEAINRSYSIDPAVFEDEDGKYYMYFGGIWGGQLQKYRNNKYAEENEEPSADEAALGPIVALLTDDMKEFAEEPKEIKILDENGEEILAGDNERRFFEASWVHKYNGKYYFSYSTGDTHFICYATGDNPYGPFTYQGIILKPVIGWTSHHSICEVEGKWYLFYHDSSLSKGVTHLRSIKVTEITYNEDDTIIPINPYLE; encoded by the coding sequence ATGCCAGAAGAAAGTATAAAACATATAGACTTTAATGAATTAGCAAAAACAGCTATATCACAACCATTAGTATCCAATATATACACCGCAGATCCTTCGGCTCATGTATTTAATGGTAAAATTTATATTTACCCATCCCATGATATTGATGCAGGAATACCTTTCAATGATAATGGAGATCATTTTGGAATGGAAGACTATCACGTTATATCAATGGAAAGTGTTACTTCCGAAGCTGTAGATAACGGATTAGCATTGCATGTAGACGATGTCCCTTGGGCGGAAAGACAGATGTGGGCTCCTGATGCTGCTCATAAAAACGGAAAATACTATTTGTATTTCCCAGCCAAACGTGCCAATGGAATTTTCCAAATTGGAGTAGCTATTAGTGATTCACCAATAGGTCCTTTTTTACCAGAACCCGAAGCCATCAATAGAAGTTACTCTATTGATCCAGCCGTTTTTGAAGACGAAGATGGTAAATATTACATGTATTTTGGCGGAATTTGGGGAGGTCAACTTCAAAAATACAGAAACAACAAATATGCTGAAGAAAACGAAGAACCTTCAGCCGATGAAGCTGCTCTGGGACCAATTGTTGCCTTATTAACAGATGACATGAAGGAATTTGCCGAAGAACCTAAAGAAATCAAAATTCTGGATGAAAACGGCGAAGAAATTTTAGCAGGAGATAATGAAAGACGTTTTTTTGAAGCTTCATGGGTACATAAATACAATGGAAAATATTACTTCTCCTACTCTACCGGTGACACTCATTTTATTTGTTATGCAACCGGTGATAATCCTTACGGTCCTTTTACCTACCAAGGAATAATTCTTAAACCCGTAATTGGATGGACCTCACATCACTCTATTTGCGAAGTGGAAGGAAAATGGTATTTATTTTATCATGATTCCAGCCTTTCTAAAGGAGTAACTCATTTGAGATCTATTAAAGTAACTGAAATTACGTACAATGAAGACGATACAATAATTCCAATAAATCCGTATCTGGAATAA
- a CDS encoding transketolase, translating to MKPNTQQLNDLIIQVRRDILRMVHAVNSGHPGGSLGCTEFLVALYQNIMDRKEGWDMDGIGEDLFFLSNGHISPVFYSVLARSGYFPVSELATFRLLNSRLQGHPTTHDNLPGVRIASGSLGQGLSVAIGAAQAKKLNNDKHIIYTLHGDGELQEGQNWEAIMYASAKGVDNLIATVDLNGKQIDGTTDEVLAMGSLRAKFEAFDWEVVEITKGNDVEAIIGGMAEAKARTGKGKPVCVLLHTEMGNGVDYMMYSHAWHGKAPNDAQLENALGQNYNTGGNSDY from the coding sequence ATGAAACCTAACACTCAACAATTAAACGATTTAATTATCCAAGTAAGAAGAGACATCCTTCGAATGGTTCACGCTGTTAATTCAGGTCACCCGGGAGGCTCTCTAGGCTGTACTGAATTTTTGGTAGCCTTATATCAAAACATAATGGACCGCAAAGAAGGTTGGGATATGGACGGTATTGGTGAAGATTTATTCTTCTTATCAAACGGACACATCTCTCCTGTTTTTTATAGTGTTCTGGCAAGAAGCGGTTATTTTCCAGTTTCAGAATTGGCAACTTTCCGTTTGTTAAATTCAAGATTGCAAGGACACCCAACTACTCATGACAACTTGCCGGGAGTACGTATTGCATCTGGTTCTCTAGGTCAAGGATTATCAGTAGCAATTGGAGCAGCGCAAGCTAAAAAACTAAACAACGACAAACATATTATTTACACACTTCACGGTGATGGTGAATTACAGGAAGGTCAAAACTGGGAAGCTATTATGTATGCTTCTGCTAAAGGAGTAGATAACTTAATTGCAACTGTTGACCTTAACGGAAAACAAATTGACGGTACTACTGACGAAGTTTTAGCAATGGGAAGTCTTCGTGCTAAATTTGAAGCTTTTGACTGGGAAGTGGTTGAAATCACTAAAGGAAATGATGTTGAAGCTATCATTGGAGGAATGGCTGAAGCAAAAGCAAGAACTGGAAAAGGGAAACCAGTTTGTGTATTACTACACACTGAAATGGGTAATGGAGTTGATTACATGATGTACAGTCATGCTTGGCACGGTAAAGCACCTAACGATGCTCAACTTGAAAACGCGTTAGGACAAAATTATAATACTGGAGGCAATTCAGATTACTAA
- a CDS encoding endo-1,4-beta-xylanase — MKPTKSFLFFFSAILALSSCNNKINSQSAAKNSLKNAYKGDFYIGTALDINQIEEKNPKVTNLISKEFNSITPENIMKSMFLQPEENKFDFDVSDKYVAFGQKHKMFIHGHTLVWHSQLAPWMSKIKDSASMAKMLTNHITTVVKKYKGKIDSWDVVNEALNEDGSLRKSVFLKTYGKDFITHAFKTAAEIDSKVELYYNDYNLCNAKKRQGAVELVKNLQKNGVKIDGVGEQGHWHLDTPTLEEIEQTILDFSTLGVKVSFSELDISVLPSPYGLQGAEISQRFENNEKMNPYPKSLPDSMQVKLAQRYNDIFKLFLKHKDKISRVTFWGVNDTQSWLNDFPIKGRTDYPLLFDTNLQPKKAYESVISLKAKK; from the coding sequence ATGAAACCAACCAAATCCTTTTTATTCTTCTTCTCGGCAATACTTGCGTTAAGTAGTTGTAACAATAAAATCAATAGCCAATCTGCAGCAAAAAATTCTCTTAAAAATGCATACAAGGGTGATTTTTACATTGGAACAGCCTTAGATATTAATCAAATTGAAGAAAAGAATCCTAAAGTAACTAATCTAATTTCAAAAGAATTCAACAGTATCACTCCCGAAAACATTATGAAATCAATGTTTCTTCAACCCGAAGAAAATAAGTTTGATTTTGATGTAAGTGATAAGTATGTCGCTTTTGGACAAAAACACAAAATGTTTATTCATGGTCATACCTTGGTATGGCATAGTCAATTAGCTCCCTGGATGTCAAAAATAAAAGACAGCGCAAGTATGGCTAAAATGCTAACCAATCATATTACTACTGTAGTAAAAAAATACAAAGGAAAAATTGACTCCTGGGATGTTGTTAATGAAGCACTTAATGAGGATGGTTCATTAAGAAAATCAGTCTTTTTAAAAACTTACGGAAAAGATTTTATTACTCATGCCTTTAAAACAGCAGCTGAAATAGACTCAAAAGTAGAATTATATTATAATGATTACAATCTATGCAATGCTAAAAAAAGACAAGGAGCTGTTGAATTGGTAAAAAATCTTCAAAAAAACGGAGTTAAAATTGACGGAGTTGGAGAACAAGGTCATTGGCATTTAGACACACCCACTCTTGAAGAAATTGAACAAACTATTTTAGATTTTTCTACTCTTGGAGTAAAAGTATCTTTCTCTGAATTAGATATTTCTGTACTTCCAAGCCCTTATGGATTACAAGGTGCTGAAATAAGCCAAAGATTTGAGAATAACGAAAAAATGAATCCCTATCCTAAAAGCTTACCCGATTCTATGCAGGTTAAACTTGCTCAACGCTATAACGACATCTTTAAATTATTTTTAAAACACAAAGACAAAATAAGCAGAGTTACATTTTGGGGAGTTAATGATACTCAATCCTGGTTAAACGATTTTCCTATTAAAGGAAGAACAGATTATCCATTATTATTCGATACGAATTTACAACCTAAGAAAGCCTATGAAAGCGTTATCTCTTTGAAAGCAAAAAAATAA
- a CDS encoding MFS transporter, producing the protein MTSISQKLSIKEKIGYSLGDLAANLVFQTLMTYLAYFYTDIYGLSPSDSSIIMLSVGLVAAFIFNPIIGAIADRTNSKWGKFRPWILWTAVPLGVIALLAFTTPDFSYKGKVIYAVITYTLLLLFYAGNNLPYSALSGVITGDMGDRNSLSSYRFVAVMFAQFFVQVFMLGIIKSAGNGDKAIGIEKVMTVLAIVGTIMLLITFFTTKERIIPKPEQKSSVGEDLADLVKNKPWLIMLSLTTLVFITLAMKGGAYVYYFENYVDKQELAIVIQPILDVLNSIGLNQFGEDPISAGFGLFNAGGIIFMIVGITLSKRLADKYGKRDIFGFFLFISTLFIIAFYFFSPQSVSLMFISQIFHGFFYGITIPLLWAMIADVADYSEWKNNRRATAIIFSAMMVGLKAGLSIGGALTTSLLGYFNYTPNSLEQSATAINGIKLLVSVFPAIPFMIGVGLLFFYEINKKMEVQIESDLKGRRA; encoded by the coding sequence ATGACATCTATTTCACAAAAATTATCCATAAAAGAAAAAATTGGATACAGCTTGGGAGACCTTGCTGCCAACTTGGTTTTCCAAACCTTGATGACTTATCTTGCTTACTTTTATACGGATATATACGGTCTGTCTCCTTCCGATTCGTCAATAATTATGTTAAGCGTTGGATTAGTAGCTGCTTTTATCTTTAATCCAATTATAGGCGCCATAGCTGACAGAACGAATTCCAAATGGGGGAAATTTCGCCCTTGGATTTTATGGACTGCAGTTCCTTTAGGAGTCATTGCTTTACTGGCTTTTACTACTCCTGATTTTTCATACAAAGGCAAAGTGATTTATGCTGTTATAACTTATACTTTATTACTCTTATTTTATGCAGGTAACAACCTTCCCTATTCCGCTTTAAGTGGTGTTATCACTGGTGATATGGGAGATCGCAACAGTCTTTCGTCTTATCGTTTTGTTGCTGTTATGTTTGCTCAGTTTTTCGTGCAGGTTTTCATGCTCGGAATCATTAAAAGTGCAGGAAATGGTGATAAAGCCATTGGTATCGAAAAAGTAATGACTGTGTTAGCTATTGTGGGAACCATCATGCTTTTAATTACATTTTTTACTACCAAAGAACGAATTATTCCTAAACCAGAACAAAAATCAAGTGTTGGTGAAGACTTAGCCGATTTAGTAAAAAATAAGCCATGGTTAATTATGCTATCACTAACCACGTTAGTATTTATCACACTCGCGATGAAAGGTGGAGCTTATGTTTATTATTTTGAAAATTATGTAGATAAACAAGAATTAGCCATTGTCATCCAACCTATTTTGGACGTTTTAAACTCCATTGGATTGAATCAATTTGGTGAAGATCCTATTTCTGCCGGTTTCGGATTGTTCAATGCCGGTGGTATCATTTTTATGATTGTTGGAATTACTTTGTCAAAAAGATTAGCCGATAAATATGGCAAAAGAGACATTTTTGGATTTTTCCTTTTTATCTCAACCTTATTCATTATTGCTTTTTATTTTTTCTCTCCGCAATCGGTTTCCCTGATGTTTATTTCCCAAATTTTTCACGGATTTTTCTACGGTATTACCATACCGCTTCTTTGGGCCATGATTGCTGATGTTGCCGATTATTCAGAATGGAAAAACAATCGTCGTGCTACTGCTATTATATTTTCAGCAATGATGGTTGGGTTAAAAGCGGGATTGAGCATTGGCGGAGCCTTAACAACTTCATTATTGGGTTATTTTAACTATACCCCAAACTCATTAGAACAATCCGCAACGGCTATAAACGGAATAAAATTATTAGTAAGCGTATTTCCTGCCATTCCTTTTATGATAGGAGTTGGACTATTGTTTTTCTATGAAATCAATAAAAAAATGGAAGTTCAAATAGAATCGGATTTAAAAGGAAGAAGAGCTTAA
- a CDS encoding glycoside hydrolase family 2 TIM barrel-domain containing protein yields MKKNAFLLLILVSIFFINDIEAQTTVAGASIPPEIENPELLGINKEPYHATLMPYGNLKEALVAKRHASSFCQSLNGEWRFNWVSTPEKRPVDFYKSDYDVSGWKEIAVPSNWEVKGYGTPFYRNLGYTIKKDFPHVMSEPEKWYTSYNERNPVGSYRREFTVPAEWEGRRNFITFDGVDSAFFLWVNGKKVGFSVNSRNAAEFDLTKYLKPGKNMIAVEVYQYSSGTWLEDQDMWRLHGIFRNVTLWSAPQVHIRDFFVKTDLDKDYKDATLDVSAKIKNYSDKTGKAQTFTATLYDKEGKEIAKASANGSALKSNTEQLLSVKIKVANPLKWTAETPNLYTVVLTSSEGEILSSKIGFRKVEIKGRVFMANGVPIKLKGVNRHEHWSDVGHAVTEEQMIRDLEVIKQGNCNHIRTSHYSNDPRWYELCDEWGIWLVAEANMEYHGYDTRFDEEPTIKAAIIDRNVANVENFKNHPSVIIWSLGNEGGGISTNLKAAMTEVKKIDDTRFVHYERFGTGKNNPSDLDGRMYGTAEDYARIAQDKNLTKPFYICEFVHAMFNSMGSLDEYSRVFDENPEILGGAIWEFQDQALWNRRDPNHPILAYGGGFGENPNDHYFIHKGVISYDRATGGKNVKPHYPEMKKAFQWIDTKLADPVSGGIQIKNKYQFISLDGFDATWSLTENGQEIDNGKIRIRPTWGKGNFTGNISYKIEHPKAGAEYYLRVSYKLKEKTLWADKGFEVATEQFKLPVNTPPAEEIKVTQPVKLVQNSQSAIVSGKDFSVSFDKKTGFMSQLTKNGINLLTVDGAPKLHLWRASHRNDDDWAYRQWEKYGVTALQYKLVDFKVEIIDKVSVKITATTKADGKEGFGVYHTATYLVKGDGLIKVDNDVQFVGFRINLARIGVRMLLDKKLDRMSFFGRGPFENYSDRKSSAEVGLYELGVNEQYEYEKPMERGNHEDVSWAKLSGKDMPSLIVKSDDKLMQVAALPHTDEQMHPVEYKIDLPASTSTVFCLSTKTLGVGSASCGPKPLEEYQVFAVPTSFTYTINLF; encoded by the coding sequence ATGAAAAAAAACGCTTTCTTATTATTGATTTTGGTATCAATATTTTTTATAAATGATATTGAGGCTCAGACTACTGTAGCAGGAGCCTCAATTCCACCTGAAATAGAAAATCCCGAATTACTCGGCATAAACAAAGAACCCTATCACGCTACTTTGATGCCTTATGGCAATTTGAAAGAAGCTTTAGTGGCCAAACGACATGCATCATCATTTTGTCAGAGCCTTAATGGTGAGTGGAGATTCAATTGGGTTTCAACGCCTGAAAAACGTCCTGTCGATTTCTATAAGTCTGATTATGATGTTTCTGGTTGGAAAGAAATTGCTGTGCCTTCTAACTGGGAAGTAAAAGGATATGGTACACCTTTTTACAGAAATTTAGGTTATACTATCAAAAAAGATTTTCCACATGTAATGAGTGAACCAGAGAAATGGTACACATCATACAATGAGCGAAATCCTGTGGGAAGTTACCGCAGAGAATTTACAGTTCCTGCAGAATGGGAAGGTCGTCGTAATTTCATCACTTTTGATGGGGTTGATAGTGCTTTCTTTTTGTGGGTAAACGGTAAAAAAGTAGGTTTTAGTGTAAATAGTCGTAATGCAGCCGAATTTGATCTTACCAAATATCTAAAACCAGGTAAAAACATGATTGCTGTTGAAGTATATCAATACAGCTCAGGAACCTGGCTAGAAGACCAGGATATGTGGCGTTTGCACGGAATTTTTCGTAATGTGACGCTTTGGAGTGCTCCTCAGGTACATATTCGTGACTTTTTTGTGAAAACAGATTTGGATAAAGATTATAAAGATGCAACATTAGATGTATCTGCCAAAATTAAAAATTACAGTGATAAAACTGGAAAAGCGCAAACATTTACAGCTACACTTTACGACAAAGAGGGCAAAGAAATAGCCAAAGCAAGTGCAAATGGTTCTGCACTCAAATCCAATACAGAGCAGTTATTGAGTGTAAAAATTAAAGTAGCTAATCCATTAAAATGGACCGCTGAAACACCTAATCTATATACGGTTGTATTAACAAGTTCTGAAGGAGAAATACTTTCATCGAAAATAGGTTTCCGTAAGGTAGAAATCAAAGGAAGGGTTTTTATGGCTAATGGTGTACCAATTAAATTGAAGGGGGTAAATCGTCACGAGCATTGGTCAGATGTGGGCCATGCGGTTACCGAAGAGCAAATGATACGTGATTTGGAAGTTATTAAGCAAGGAAATTGTAACCACATCCGTACGAGTCATTATTCCAATGATCCACGCTGGTATGAATTGTGTGACGAGTGGGGAATCTGGTTGGTTGCTGAAGCTAATATGGAATACCATGGTTATGATACCCGATTTGATGAAGAACCAACAATAAAAGCAGCTATTATTGATCGTAATGTGGCTAATGTTGAAAATTTTAAAAATCATCCATCAGTAATCATCTGGTCATTAGGAAATGAAGGTGGTGGAATTAGCACAAATTTAAAAGCTGCTATGACTGAGGTAAAAAAGATTGATGATACCCGATTTGTTCACTATGAAAGATTTGGCACTGGTAAAAATAATCCTTCTGATCTCGATGGGCGAATGTATGGAACTGCAGAAGATTATGCCCGCATTGCTCAGGACAAAAATCTTACTAAACCCTTTTATATTTGTGAATTTGTTCATGCTATGTTTAATTCTATGGGTTCTCTTGATGAATACTCTCGAGTTTTCGATGAAAATCCTGAAATTTTAGGCGGTGCTATTTGGGAATTCCAAGATCAGGCATTGTGGAATAGGCGTGATCCAAACCATCCAATTTTGGCTTATGGTGGTGGTTTTGGCGAAAATCCAAATGACCATTATTTTATTCATAAAGGTGTGATTTCTTATGATCGTGCTACAGGAGGAAAAAATGTAAAACCACATTATCCTGAAATGAAGAAAGCATTCCAATGGATTGATACAAAACTTGCTGATCCAGTTAGTGGAGGAATTCAAATTAAAAATAAATATCAGTTTATTTCTCTGGATGGTTTTGACGCCACGTGGAGCCTGACCGAAAACGGTCAAGAAATTGATAATGGCAAAATTAGAATACGCCCTACATGGGGGAAAGGGAATTTTACTGGTAATATCTCTTATAAAATAGAGCATCCAAAAGCAGGTGCTGAATATTACCTACGTGTTTCATATAAGCTAAAAGAAAAGACACTCTGGGCAGATAAAGGCTTTGAAGTTGCAACAGAACAGTTTAAACTTCCTGTTAATACGCCACCAGCGGAAGAAATAAAAGTTACTCAACCCGTAAAACTGGTACAGAATTCTCAATCGGCAATTGTTTCAGGAAAAGATTTCTCTGTAAGTTTTGATAAGAAAACCGGCTTCATGAGTCAGTTAACTAAAAATGGTATTAATTTATTAACAGTTGATGGTGCTCCTAAATTGCATTTATGGCGTGCTTCTCACCGAAATGACGATGACTGGGCTTATAGACAATGGGAAAAGTATGGTGTAACTGCGCTCCAATATAAATTGGTGGATTTTAAAGTAGAAATTATTGACAAAGTTTCAGTGAAAATAACAGCTACAACAAAGGCAGATGGTAAAGAAGGTTTTGGAGTGTATCATACCGCAACTTATCTAGTTAAAGGAGATGGTTTGATAAAAGTGGATAATGATGTTCAATTTGTAGGTTTCCGAATTAATTTGGCTCGAATAGGTGTACGTATGTTACTTGATAAAAAACTGGATCGCATGTCATTTTTTGGTAGAGGACCATTCGAAAATTATTCGGATAGAAAAAGTTCTGCTGAAGTAGGTCTTTATGAATTAGGCGTAAATGAACAATACGAATACGAAAAACCGATGGAACGTGGAAATCATGAAGATGTCAGTTGGGCAAAATTAAGTGGTAAAGACATGCCTTCATTGATAGTAAAATCAGATGATAAATTAATGCAAGTGGCGGCGCTTCCTCATACTGATGAGCAAATGCATCCGGTGGAATATAAGATTGATTTACCAGCAAGTACTTCGACTGTATTTTGTCTTTCAACCAAAACACTTGGTGTAGGATCGGCTAGTTGTGGACCTAAACCACTTGAAGAATACCAGGTTTTTGCAGTGCCTACTTCATTTACTTACACTATTAACTTGTTTTAA